TTAGGCTGAACACAAGAAGCCAGCTCCGAGCCAGCAATGCCACCCACTGAATCGATCGCCGCCTTCGCTCCGAACCCTTTCGTCACTTCCATCACGGCCTCGATCATGGAGATACTGGACGTATCGATCACATGATCAGCACCGAGCTTCAGCAGTTCATCGGTGTACCTATCGTTTCTTGTTACCGCAATCAGCTTGAAGCCAAGGATGTTCGATAGCTGGGTGAAGATGCGGCCAATCGAAGATCCGCAGGCATTCACGACCAATGCATCATCCGGCTTCAACGCCAACACCTCTGTGCAAATTAACCAGGCCGTCAACGGATTTATGTATAATTGAGCCGCTACATGATTCTCGATGGAATCGGGAATCACGATGGCTAGATCCGCAGATGCTCTTACATATTCCTGCCACGTCCCCTCGCCGCGCAGAGGCAGGACACGTTTGCCGATGAAGTTTTTTGAAACAGAAGGGCCCACTTCTTCCACAATGCCGACGCCTTCATAACCTGGAATCGCAGGCAAGGGGATTCGGTGGGAATATGCGCCTCTGATTGGCAGCAGGTCAGACGGATTAATCGGACGTGTGGTCATCCGAACGAGGACTTCTCCTTCCAGAGGAGGTTGGACCTTTTTGCGTTCCACTTTCAACACGCTTTGTGGACTTCCGAATTCATGGAATGTAATGCAATTGGCTTCCAAAATCATCGTCTCCTTTAAATGAACTTATATCTGGATTCATCATATCATTTCCCTGACGCTTCACATGCATAAAAAGAGCAAACCCATTAAGGGGTTTGCCCTTTCTCCAACGATGTATGCGTTATCATTTTCTTTCCATCATCATTTCCTCAAAAGGATAGACTTCATCGGCGGCAGGTTTTACTGTTCCTCTAATCAGAATCGTGGACACGATCGACAAGATGCCAATGATAAGGAAGCCGGTCGTCCTAGAAAACATTTCAATCAAGATCCCGATAAGAACAGGGCCCAAAAACATCCCCCCGGAATAGAGGCTTTGGAACAAGCCCAGTCTCGTGGATTGCTTGATTTCCGGTATGTTTTCGACGGCCCAGGAGGTGACGACCGTAAAGATCAAGCCGTATCCAAAGCCTTGAAATGCTTGCAGGAGGAAAAGCATGGACAGGCTTTGGGCATAGGGAATCGCGATAACGATCACCCCTTGTAACGCCGCACCTATGAACGCCGTTTTCACCAACCCGATCTTTTTGTAAAAAAAGCCTCCGCATAATGCTGCCGCTACCCCATATATGACCAGATGCGTGTTTGCCAGCATGCCGATCATCAAGGGATTGGCCCCCAGGTCCGTTGCAACAAGAGGAGTGAACGTATCCCTCGTTGCAATGGTCACCATCAAGGCAACCGTTGCCAAGGCGGAAATGATCCAGATTTTTTTATCGGTGACTTGCTCCACCAGTATTTTCTTGTCGTATTTCACTTTGATATCCTTTACGCTCAAATCCTTCGTGAAGCAGGTTAATATCAACGCAAGGATCGCTGCGGCAACAGCTACCAGGAAACTATAACGATAGCCATAACTGTTGGCCACCAACGCACCGGTCGTCGTACCGAGGATCGAGCCAATCGGCGATGCGACGCTCAATATGGCGACAGCCTTCGCAGCTTCCTTCACCCCATAATAGGAAGCGAACATGACGTTATAAATGACCCACGTCGAACCTGTCAGTCCGTCTGAAATCTTCCCGAGATACAAGGTCGTTGCATTCGGAATGAAAAAGGCTAACGTCCATAGGACGATCGTGACCAGCAGCCCCACCTGGATGAACAATCTCCGTTTATGCATCATGTCTGAAAGCACACCCAATGGAAGTCTGGTCAATAATGCGACAATTCCCGAAATCCCGATGATGCTGCCGATTACTACGGAGTCGAACCCAAGTTCTTTAGCGTAAGAGGAGATAAATGGGTCAAAGGCCGTAATGGTGACAAAGAACAATAAGCTAATGATAAAGAATAAAATCGTTTCTTTTCGATTGTTCAATTTATTGGTGCGGTTCATATATTCCACCCTCTCATTCCCCTTTCATCCCTATGGTCAGAAAAAGGCTATGTCATTAATGTTTACACATATTCCCCATATACTTTCCAAAGGCGAAAACAGCTCATTTTAACCGCGTTCTCATTGGACTCGTCTCTCCCATTCTTTTATCCGTCCAGTTTTTTCTGGATGAACTGGCTCAACGAATGCTTCTTTGTTTAATTCAATTGAAGGTGCCGCTCAGAGTAAAAGCTTGTCAAGGCATATTGCTCATACGCATATCCAGCACGAAATAAGAGATCTTCTCTATCGTGATTAGCGACTAACTGTAATCCGAGGGGGATTCCCGTTCCTGTTAGACCAGCAGGCATCGAGAGCACGGGGTGCCCAGTGATGTTAAATGGACTCGTGTACCGAATCATACAATCCCCGATAGATTCGATTGCCCCATTGATCGTCACTCCTTCTGCCTGTACGTCAGGTGTCACTATAGGCATCGCAGGGGTCATCATCACATCGATATCCGTAAAGATTCCCGAAAATCTGCGAGTCCATTCTGCCCTTGTTTGCATAGCAGTTAAATAGTCAAAGGCAGAAATAAGCCGACTTTTTTCGAATGTTTTTTGTGCACCTTCACTGTAAAGGTGGAATGCAGTCTGGATTCGTTCTTTGTGAACAACCCCCACTTCAGACGTCCCAAATGTCGTTGCAATTCTTACTACATCCGTTAAAAAAGAGGTATCTATTTCTACTACGACAGCTCCTAGCTCGGTCATATGCCGAATTGCCTTTTCGTACATGCTCCTGACTTCATGCTCCATAGTTTCATTGAAATAATGTGTCGGGAGACCGATCCTCAATCCTGCCAGTCCATTCAGGCATGCCTTTGTGAAAGGGATGTTCGTTAGGGCTTGCATGATTATCGCTGTATCCTCAACGTTTCCTGAAATAGGTCCTGCGTGGTCCAAGGTCCACGATAGCGGGGTCATTCCCTTCATGCCAACCAAATCATATGTAGGTTTTATGCCTACAACGCCACAGCAAGCTGCTGGCACACGAATGGAACCTGCAGTATCGGTACCGATTGAACCTAAGCAAAGATTGGCTGCTACAGCTGCTGCTGAACCTCCACTTGATCCGCCTGCAGTCTTATCCTTATTCCACGGATTTATGACATCACCGAAAAAAGGATTTTGGGAGGTGATGCCAAATGCATATTCATACATATTCGTTTTACCAAGTGAAATACTGCCCTCTTGTTCAAGCTTTGTAACGACTTCAGCATCTTCAGCGGGGATTCGCTTCTCATCGATTATTGAGCCGCTGGTTGTTAAGATACCTTTTGTATCAATGGAATCTTTATAAGAAATAGGGACGCCTAACAAGCCACTCGCTTCTCCTGCGCTCAGCTTCACTTCCGCCTTTTTCGCCTGATCTAAAGCCTTTTCTTCCGTTATTGTGATGTAGGCATGTATCTTTGGGTTTAATTCTCTTATTCTATTTAAATACCATTTTGTGATTTCCGTCGGGGAGAACTGTTTCTTTTTATATCCTTCCATCAGTTCTTTTATCGTTACGATCAATGTGCACCACCCCTTCCATTTGCATTAACCGACTTGATCGATTTCGGAGACTGAGCTCTGGTTTCCAATCGTTTTCGTTTTTATGAAAAGCTTTATTATTATTCCTGAAAACGCTGACAGGATTCCTATTATGATAAAACTGAAACTTCTTGAGAAAGCCTCTGTCAATATCCCCATCAAAACGGGACCAAAAAACATTCCAAACGAAAACACGCTTTGGAAAAAGCCCATTCTTGTAGATTGCTTATGTTCGGGAATATTCATAATGCTTAAAGACATCAATACCGTAAAATTCAATGCAAAAGCGATACCGGAAAACGCCTGCAAACCAAAGAGCAAAAGCAGATTTGGAGTAAATGGTGTCAGTATGGCAACGACGCATTGTAATGCCGCCCCTAGAACAGCCGTGTTCACTAACCCTAATTTTTTATAAAAAAAGCCTCCGCATAATGCGGCAGCAATTCCTCCTGCAATTAAAAATGTATTGGATAGCCAGCTTAGCGCAATCGCATCAGCACCTAAATCTCTTGCGACAAGGGGTGTAAAGGTGACTCTCATCCCAAAAGAAGCCATGAGGGCTATGATCGCCAGCAGAGATAAAAGCCATAAGTTTTTATCGGTCATCTGTTCCTTGACGATTTGCTTTATATCCTGTTTCTTCTTTTTCACTAACACCTTTTTCTCTTCTAAAAAGAACGTTAAAACAAAGGCGATGGCAGCAGCAATGACGGCAACTAGAAAGGAATAGGAATATCCGTAACTATTGGCTACAATTCCCCCTATCACCGAGCCTGCTAAAGCTCCAATGTAATCTGCCAAAGTTAAGAAAGCCACAGCTTTTGCGGAATTATGAACGCCGAAATAAGAAGCGAACATCACAGTATAAAGAACCCATGTAGCTCCCGTTACACCATCCAAGAATTTCGCGAGATATAAAGTGGCAGCGTTGGGTTCGATAAAAGCGATCAACCAACCAATGATTGTAATTAACAGCCCAATTTGAATTATCAGCCTTCTTTTGTTCAATATATCCGAGAATATCCCAAGCGGGAAACGGAAGAACATGGATGCAAGCCCCGTCACTCCCATTACGCTGCCTATCACTGCGGGTGCGATCCCTAAATCTTTGGCATACGATGAAATGAATGGATCGAAGGCGGAAATACTAATAAAGAAGAGTACCGTTATGATAAAAAATAAAATAATATTCGATTGGAAATGGACTTTGTTCATTAGGTCACCTCATTGATATTTTTCCCTTGTATTTACCACAAAGTAAACGAGCAGCTGAACTGACTCGTAATTTCTTGATGCCAGATGACTTTTATCGAATACGTTAAAGTTAAGCCCTATCCCATAATCACAACTACCACAAAAAACATGTTCATTCTTGAAGGTATAATCTGACATTCAAAACGCAGACACGTTTTTTGTAAACAAGGATTAATCTTCGTCATTATGTCGGGTACCCTATAATGGAATCCGGCGAAAATTTCATCGCCAAAGATCGGTAAACAAAAGACAGTATCCCATGCACGTGTTTGCTTAACACTTGCAAGTCTAAGGTTATAGACAAGCTCGATTAAAACCGAGCTTGCCTATGATCCTTTTCATATTATTTTAGCCGGACCGTTGCCGATAGCTTATGCCCTTCCAATCCTTCGATTTGTGATTGGTCTTCCGCATGGGAGGCCAGGAATTGAATGCCTTGTCCTGTGATTTCCTGATGTGTCATGACCTTCACATAGCTTCCTGCCCATAATCCGCCCGTATACCTTGCTGCCTTTTGCGTCGGCAAGGTATGGTTCGTCCCCGAAACTTTGTCCGAGAAGACGACGGAGCTGCCTTCATCGAGGAACAATGATCCATAATTATATAACCTGTCCATCAAATCCCGGCTATTTTCGATATGCAGATGTAAATGCTCGATGGCATAGTCATTGCAAATATCCAGACCTTCCTGCAGGGTATCCGCAAAAATGATTTCGCCTCTTTTTTCCCATGATTCATGGGCAGGAGATGAAGGTGAAAAGGATTTCAAGATTCGTGCGACTTCGGTTTCCGTTTCCT
This genomic stretch from Peribacillus muralis harbors:
- a CDS encoding zinc-dependent alcohol dehydrogenase family protein codes for the protein MEANCITFHEFGSPQSVLKVERKKVQPPLEGEVLVRMTTRPINPSDLLPIRGAYSHRIPLPAIPGYEGVGIVEEVGPSVSKNFIGKRVLPLRGEGTWQEYVRASADLAIVIPDSIENHVAAQLYINPLTAWLICTEVLALKPDDALVVNACGSSIGRIFTQLSNILGFKLIAVTRNDRYTDELLKLGADHVIDTSSISMIEAVMEVTKGFGAKAAIDSVGGIAGSELASCVQPNGILLTIGLLSGQSVNWAKISQQTKVQVNMFHLRHWNKQVSVRTWQETFNLLMGFIDDKSLKLMLPRSHYDLRDVQEAITVAETPVSTGGKIFLSS
- a CDS encoding MFS transporter; translation: MNRTNKLNNRKETILFFIISLLFFVTITAFDPFISSYAKELGFDSVVIGSIIGISGIVALLTRLPLGVLSDMMHKRRLFIQVGLLVTIVLWTLAFFIPNATTLYLGKISDGLTGSTWVIYNVMFASYYGVKEAAKAVAILSVASPIGSILGTTTGALVANSYGYRYSFLVAVAAAILALILTCFTKDLSVKDIKVKYDKKILVEQVTDKKIWIISALATVALMVTIATRDTFTPLVATDLGANPLMIGMLANTHLVIYGVAAALCGGFFYKKIGLVKTAFIGAALQGVIVIAIPYAQSLSMLFLLQAFQGFGYGLIFTVVTSWAVENIPEIKQSTRLGLFQSLYSGGMFLGPVLIGILIEMFSRTTGFLIIGILSIVSTILIRGTVKPAADEVYPFEEMMMERK
- a CDS encoding MFS transporter, giving the protein MNKVHFQSNIILFFIITVLFFISISAFDPFISSYAKDLGIAPAVIGSVMGVTGLASMFFRFPLGIFSDILNKRRLIIQIGLLITIIGWLIAFIEPNAATLYLAKFLDGVTGATWVLYTVMFASYFGVHNSAKAVAFLTLADYIGALAGSVIGGIVANSYGYSYSFLVAVIAAAIAFVLTFFLEEKKVLVKKKKQDIKQIVKEQMTDKNLWLLSLLAIIALMASFGMRVTFTPLVARDLGADAIALSWLSNTFLIAGGIAAALCGGFFYKKLGLVNTAVLGAALQCVVAILTPFTPNLLLLFGLQAFSGIAFALNFTVLMSLSIMNIPEHKQSTRMGFFQSVFSFGMFFGPVLMGILTEAFSRSFSFIIIGILSAFSGIIIKLFIKTKTIGNQSSVSEIDQVG
- a CDS encoding amidase; this translates as MIVTIKELMEGYKKKQFSPTEITKWYLNRIRELNPKIHAYITITEEKALDQAKKAEVKLSAGEASGLLGVPISYKDSIDTKGILTTSGSIIDEKRIPAEDAEVVTKLEQEGSISLGKTNMYEYAFGITSQNPFFGDVINPWNKDKTAGGSSGGSAAAVAANLCLGSIGTDTAGSIRVPAACCGVVGIKPTYDLVGMKGMTPLSWTLDHAGPISGNVEDTAIIMQALTNIPFTKACLNGLAGLRIGLPTHYFNETMEHEVRSMYEKAIRHMTELGAVVVEIDTSFLTDVVRIATTFGTSEVGVVHKERIQTAFHLYSEGAQKTFEKSRLISAFDYLTAMQTRAEWTRRFSGIFTDIDVMMTPAMPIVTPDVQAEGVTINGAIESIGDCMIRYTSPFNITGHPVLSMPAGLTGTGIPLGLQLVANHDREDLLFRAGYAYEQYALTSFYSERHLQLN